In Halopseudomonas nanhaiensis, a single window of DNA contains:
- a CDS encoding ubiquinone biosynthesis accessory factor UbiJ, whose amino-acid sequence MLSQAVLAAAERSIALAVSRDPLTARRLGALDGKVIRIQARTPDFTLYLLPAAEGITLLGRHADLEPDCSLSAPVSMLARLATSSQRKQLLEDPSVELSGDTQVLVDLQNIFGDLRLDSEAELARWIGPVAAHAIGQFVRTGRGWASSTRSSLDTVVKDYLTEETRHLVGRREADSAAMDIHELRLRLDRLEARLNTLDNPPADAPDA is encoded by the coding sequence ATGCTGAGCCAGGCCGTACTCGCCGCCGCCGAGCGCAGCATAGCGCTGGCGGTTTCGCGCGACCCTCTGACCGCCAGACGCCTTGGTGCGCTTGACGGCAAGGTCATACGCATCCAGGCGCGTACCCCCGATTTCACGCTGTATCTGCTGCCCGCCGCCGAGGGCATCACCTTGCTTGGTCGCCACGCCGATCTGGAACCGGACTGCTCGCTCAGCGCACCGGTGAGCATGCTGGCACGCCTGGCGACCAGCAGTCAGCGCAAGCAGTTACTGGAAGACCCGAGCGTCGAACTCAGCGGCGACACCCAGGTGCTGGTGGATCTGCAGAACATATTTGGCGATCTGCGTCTGGATAGCGAAGCGGAGCTGGCGCGCTGGATCGGCCCGGTGGCCGCCCATGCAATCGGCCAGTTCGTGCGCACCGGTCGCGGCTGGGCCTCGTCCACACGAAGCAGTCTGGACACCGTGGTGAAGGATTATCTGACAGAGGAAACCCGGCATCTGGTCGGCCGCCGCGAGGCCGACAGCGCCGCGATGGACATACACGAACTGCGCCTGCGCCTGGACCGGCTCGAAGCTCGCCTGAATACTCTCGACAACCCGCCAGCGGATGCCCCTGACGCATGA
- the ubiB gene encoding ubiquinone biosynthesis regulatory protein kinase UbiB codes for MNFTALWRLLRILHIFVRYRLDQLLLDLPLPWYGRLLLKIGPWRLRPAPRALSRGARLRRAFEDLGPVFIKFGQILSTRRDLMPDDIALELAFLQDKVPPFAPEVARARIEEQLGLPIETVFARFSDQPLASASVAQVHAATLHDGSEVVVKVTRPDIAPVIHQDMQWLYLCARTLEKVSSEGRRLRPVEVVRDYESTIFDELDLHREAANASQLRRNFEGSELLYIPKVYWEWCKPRVMVMERISGVPVTNLEALHDQRTDMKKLAERGVEIFFTQVFRDSFFHADMHPGNIFVSRAHPWEPQYIAIDFGIVGSLTPQDQSYLARNLLAFFKRDYRRVAQLHIDSGWVPADTRVNEFEAAIRSVCEPIFERPLRDISFGQLLLRLFQTARRFNMEIQPQLVLLQKTLLNIEGLGRQLYPDLDLWSTAQPYLERWMRERAMPHQHMHHWQEYIEQVPGLLADAKQALHNLAEQPNRTPLRNRPVGPAAQPVRRDNPVALRLIGLVLALAGASGLGSDYNLWQHAEPLYWLLVASGGWLVLRRPG; via the coding sequence ATGAACTTCACCGCACTCTGGCGCCTCCTGCGCATCCTGCACATTTTCGTCCGCTACCGTCTCGACCAGTTGCTGCTTGATCTGCCGCTGCCGTGGTACGGCCGGCTGCTGCTGAAGATCGGCCCGTGGCGACTGCGCCCTGCACCGCGCGCGCTGTCGCGCGGTGCGCGCCTGCGCCGGGCCTTCGAGGACCTGGGTCCGGTGTTCATCAAATTCGGCCAGATTCTCTCCACCCGTCGCGACCTGATGCCCGACGATATCGCCCTGGAACTGGCCTTCCTCCAGGACAAGGTCCCGCCGTTTGCGCCGGAGGTGGCCAGAGCGCGCATCGAGGAGCAGTTGGGTCTGCCCATCGAGACGGTGTTCGCCCGCTTCTCTGATCAGCCTCTGGCCTCCGCTTCGGTCGCTCAGGTGCATGCCGCAACGCTGCATGATGGCAGCGAGGTCGTGGTCAAGGTCACCCGACCCGACATAGCGCCGGTGATCCACCAGGACATGCAGTGGCTGTATCTGTGCGCGCGCACGCTGGAAAAGGTCTCCAGCGAAGGCCGGCGCCTGCGTCCGGTAGAGGTGGTGCGCGATTACGAAAGCACCATCTTCGACGAACTGGATCTGCATCGCGAGGCGGCCAATGCCTCGCAGTTACGGCGCAATTTCGAAGGGTCGGAGCTGCTCTACATCCCCAAGGTGTACTGGGAATGGTGCAAACCGCGGGTAATGGTCATGGAGCGCATCAGCGGTGTTCCCGTGACCAACCTCGAGGCCCTGCACGATCAGCGCACCGACATGAAGAAGCTTGCCGAACGCGGCGTGGAGATCTTCTTTACCCAGGTGTTTCGCGACAGCTTCTTCCATGCGGACATGCATCCGGGCAACATCTTCGTTTCCCGGGCGCACCCGTGGGAGCCGCAGTACATCGCCATCGACTTCGGCATCGTCGGCAGCCTGACCCCCCAGGATCAGAGCTACCTTGCGCGCAATCTGCTGGCATTCTTCAAGCGTGATTACCGCCGGGTAGCGCAACTGCACATCGACTCCGGCTGGGTTCCGGCCGACACACGGGTCAACGAATTCGAAGCGGCGATCCGCAGTGTCTGCGAGCCGATTTTCGAGCGGCCGTTGCGCGATATTTCCTTCGGACAGTTGCTCCTGCGGCTATTCCAGACCGCCCGGCGCTTCAACATGGAAATTCAGCCGCAGCTGGTACTGCTGCAGAAGACCCTGCTCAACATCGAAGGTCTGGGCCGCCAGCTCTACCCCGATCTGGACCTGTGGTCCACCGCGCAGCCGTATCTCGAACGCTGGATGCGAGAGCGGGCCATGCCGCACCAGCACATGCACCACTGGCAGGAATACATCGAGCAGGTCCCAGGCCTGCTGGCCGATGCCAAGCAGGCGCTGCACAATCTTGCCGAACAGCCGAATCGCACACCTCTGCGCAATCGTCCGGTGGGGCCGGCTGCTCAGCCTGTGCGCCGGGACAATCCTGTCGCACTGCGCCTGATCGGATTGGTCCTGGCACTGGCCGGCGCCAGCGGCCTTGGCTCCGATTACAATCTCTGGCAGCACGCCGAACCGCTGTACTGGTTGCTCGTTGCCAGTGGCGGCTGGCTCGTGCTTCGCCGTCCCGGGTGA
- the hisI gene encoding phosphoribosyl-AMP cyclohydrolase — MNSNIDSNAWLDAVKWDADGLIPAIAQDVHTQRVLMVAWMNREALALTAREQRGIYWSRSRQKLWRKGEESGHVQVLHELRLDCDADVVVLQVEQLGGIACHTGRQSCFYRVFRDGQWVTVDPVLKDPNQIYEHKHE; from the coding sequence ATGAATTCGAACATTGACTCCAACGCCTGGCTCGACGCGGTCAAATGGGATGCCGACGGGCTGATCCCGGCCATCGCCCAGGATGTCCACACCCAGCGCGTACTGATGGTCGCCTGGATGAACCGCGAAGCTCTGGCGCTCACGGCCAGGGAGCAGCGAGGCATCTACTGGTCCCGTTCGCGGCAGAAGCTGTGGCGCAAGGGTGAAGAGTCCGGCCATGTGCAGGTCCTGCACGAGCTGCGGCTCGATTGTGACGCCGACGTCGTGGTGCTGCAGGTCGAGCAACTCGGCGGCATTGCCTGTCACACAGGTCGGCAGAGCTGTTTCTACCGCGTATTCCGCGACGGTCAGTGGGTTACCGTCGATCCCGTACTCAAGGATCCGAATCAGATTTATGAGCACAAGCATGAGTGA
- a CDS encoding phosphoribosyl-ATP diphosphatase — MSDTLSRLAEVLEQRKQAAADSSYVASLHAKGLNKILEKVGEECTETLLAAKDCQHEEDKSELIYETADLWFHTLVMLSHLGLGPDDVLKELERRFDLSGLAEKASRQQ, encoded by the coding sequence ATGAGTGATACGCTGAGCCGGCTGGCCGAGGTACTCGAACAGCGCAAGCAGGCCGCCGCCGACAGCTCCTATGTCGCCAGTCTGCATGCCAAGGGGCTGAACAAGATCCTCGAGAAGGTGGGCGAGGAATGCACGGAAACGCTGCTCGCGGCCAAGGATTGCCAGCACGAGGAAGACAAGTCGGAACTGATTTACGAGACGGCTGACCTGTGGTTCCACACCCTTGTCATGCTCAGCCATCTCGGACTCGGTCCGGACGACGTACTGAAAGAACTTGAACGGCGTTTCGACCTTTCCGGGCTTGCCGAGAAAGCGTCCCGCCAACAATAG
- the tatA gene encoding twin-arginine translocase TatA/TatE family subunit has protein sequence MGFGGISVWQLLIVLLIVVLLFGTKRLKSIGGDLGEAIKGFRKSVNSEDEDKPNVQQKSGDTLDVHPEKKPDQQQRD, from the coding sequence ATGGGTTTCGGTGGTATCAGCGTGTGGCAATTGTTGATCGTGTTGCTCATTGTCGTGCTGTTGTTCGGCACCAAGCGCCTGAAGAGCATTGGCGGTGATCTGGGCGAGGCGATCAAGGGCTTTCGCAAATCGGTGAATTCCGAGGACGAGGACAAGCCCAACGTGCAGCAGAAAAGTGGCGACACCCTTGACGTGCACCCGGAGAAGAAGCCGGATCAGCAGCAAAGGGACTGA
- the tatB gene encoding Sec-independent protein translocase protein TatB, producing the protein MFDAGFTEMLVVAIIALLVLGPERLPGAVRTVGRTVGRIKRGFADVRSQVEREIGADELRQQLHNERVMAELAKKDREAESPAADASPRPASNVKRFGNQTDTSSSQTSATSAAAGSTEADVTSRLPSDEPDTPHER; encoded by the coding sequence ATGTTCGATGCCGGCTTTACCGAGATGCTGGTGGTGGCAATCATTGCCCTGCTGGTACTCGGCCCTGAACGCTTGCCAGGTGCGGTGCGCACCGTTGGCCGCACGGTCGGCCGCATAAAGCGTGGCTTCGCCGACGTGCGCAGCCAGGTCGAGCGGGAGATCGGGGCTGACGAGCTGCGCCAGCAGCTTCACAATGAACGGGTCATGGCGGAGCTGGCGAAGAAAGACCGGGAAGCCGAATCACCGGCTGCTGACGCTTCCCCACGTCCAGCCTCGAATGTGAAACGTTTCGGTAACCAGACTGACACAAGCAGCTCGCAGACTAGCGCGACCAGCGCTGCCGCCGGATCGACCGAGGCAGACGTCACCAGCAGGCTGCCAAGCGATGAACCAGACACCCCTCATGAGCGATAA
- the tatC gene encoding twin-arginine translocase subunit TatC produces MSDKPTVTPGDDMPLVAHLTELRSRLLRIIVVWMVIFAGLFYFANDLYTFISEPLRAYMPEGTSMIATDVASPFLTPFKLALVSALFLAMPFVLHQIWGFIAPGLYKHEKRLAVPLLASSIVLFYSGMAFAYFVVFPLVFGFFTSTAPAGVAVMTDINKYLDFVLTLFMAFGLSFEIPVATVLMVLAGIVDVAKLKEIRPYVIVGCFVIGMVLTPPDVISQALLAIPMWLLYEVGILFSQMVRPIKRDADATAEKTEDQPPA; encoded by the coding sequence ATGAGCGATAAGCCTACCGTCACACCCGGCGATGACATGCCCCTGGTCGCTCACCTCACCGAGCTGCGCTCGCGGTTGTTGCGTATAATCGTGGTCTGGATGGTGATCTTTGCCGGGCTGTTCTATTTCGCCAACGACTTGTATACCTTCATCTCCGAACCACTGCGCGCCTACATGCCGGAAGGCACCAGCATGATTGCGACGGACGTGGCGTCGCCTTTCCTGACGCCGTTCAAGCTCGCCCTGGTCAGCGCACTGTTTCTCGCCATGCCCTTCGTGCTGCACCAGATCTGGGGCTTCATTGCGCCCGGCCTGTACAAGCACGAAAAACGACTCGCCGTACCGCTGTTGGCGTCAAGTATCGTGCTGTTCTACTCCGGCATGGCCTTCGCCTATTTCGTGGTGTTCCCGCTGGTGTTCGGCTTCTTCACCAGTACCGCGCCGGCCGGGGTGGCGGTGATGACCGACATCAACAAGTACCTCGATTTCGTGCTCACGCTGTTCATGGCCTTCGGGCTCTCCTTCGAAATTCCCGTGGCCACGGTGCTGATGGTGCTGGCCGGCATCGTCGACGTTGCCAAGCTCAAGGAGATCCGGCCGTACGTTATCGTCGGCTGCTTCGTTATCGGTATGGTTCTGACGCCCCCGGATGTAATTTCCCAGGCTCTGCTGGCGATCCCGATGTGGTTACTCTACGAAGTCGGCATCCTGTTCAGCCAGATGGTTCGCCCAATCAAGCGCGACGCGGATGCGACGGCGGAGAAGACCGAAGACCAGCCGCCGGCATGA
- a CDS encoding 16S rRNA (uracil(1498)-N(3))-methyltransferase, which produces MNLLLLEDDDFTATDRVRLSGRRLQHMLEIQKVAEGDSLRVGHIEGLMGQGLVTSLSAAHADLSVELSQQPPAKLPVTLLLAMPRPKMFRRILQHCATLGVPRIVLLNSYRVEKSFWQTPFLEPPALRDNLLLGLEQARDTVLPEVIIEKRFKPFVEDRLPALAAGTRAIVAHPGDYPACPRAVEGPVTLAIGPEGGWIPYEVDKLIEAGFTPAQLGDRILRVETAVTALLARLF; this is translated from the coding sequence ATGAACCTGCTGCTGCTTGAAGACGATGACTTCACAGCCACCGACCGGGTTCGCCTGAGCGGACGACGTTTGCAGCACATGCTCGAGATTCAGAAGGTCGCAGAGGGGGACTCGCTGCGCGTGGGCCACATCGAAGGTCTGATGGGACAGGGCCTCGTTACCAGCCTGTCCGCCGCGCATGCCGACCTGAGCGTCGAACTGAGCCAGCAGCCACCCGCGAAACTGCCCGTAACGCTGCTGCTGGCCATGCCCAGACCCAAGATGTTTCGCCGCATCCTGCAACACTGCGCCACACTCGGCGTACCCCGTATCGTCCTGTTGAACAGCTACCGGGTCGAGAAGAGTTTCTGGCAGACCCCGTTCCTCGAACCGCCTGCGCTGCGTGACAATCTCTTGCTGGGCCTGGAGCAGGCACGCGACACGGTCCTGCCCGAGGTCATCATCGAGAAACGCTTCAAGCCCTTCGTCGAAGATCGCCTTCCGGCACTCGCCGCCGGTACCCGGGCGATCGTAGCCCACCCCGGAGACTACCCGGCCTGTCCACGCGCGGTGGAGGGGCCGGTTACTCTGGCGATCGGCCCGGAGGGCGGGTGGATACCCTACGAAGTCGACAAGCTGATCGAGGCAGGCTTTACCCCGGCACAACTCGGCGACCGCATCCTGCGCGTCGAAACCGCCGTCACCGCCCTGCTGGCCAGATTGTTCTGA